TCGGAGCATTTGAAGGTGGTCAGCCTCGGCCATCTTTATATCAGTCACAATATAAATATGGGAACTACAGTAATGCTGCATTGACATATCCATGTCAAATGACATGCGATCTGTCTTTGGTCAAGTGTACTGCTTCCCCAGTTTTTGCACAAGCCCCTGCAGAGAAAGGATTTGCGGGCTTCGCCATTGATTTCCTCATGGGTGGAGTCTCTGCGGCGGTGTCCAAAACAGCTGCAGCTCCTATTGAGCGTGTGAAACTGTTGATACAAAACCAGGATGAAATGCTAAAGACTGGTAGATTGTCTAAACCATATGGAGGCATTGGTGAATGTTTCTCAAGAACAATTAAAGAAGAAGGATTTGGTTCCTTGTGGAGAGGAAACACTGCTAATGTGATCCGTTACTTCCCAACCCAGGCAAGTTATATGATATTTGTTTTCTGTTCACTGGTAATATGTTTCTTTTACCCCCTAAATTATATACTAAATAAAATCTTTTGAATCATTTGCAGGCCTTGAATTTTGCATTCAAAGATTACTTCAAGAGGCTTTTCAACTTTAAGAAAGACAGGGATGGTTACTGGAAATGGTTTGCTGGGAACCTGGCTTCAGGTGGTGCAGCTGGTGCTTCTTCTCTCCTCTTTGTTTACTCTCTGGACTATGCTCGTACTAGATTGGCTAATGATGCCAAGGCTGCAAAGAAGGGAGGAGAGAGGCAGTTCAACGGCTTGATTGATGTCTACAGGAAGACTTTGGCATCCGATGGCATTGCTGGACTCTATCGTGGATTCAACATATCATGTGTAGGAATCATTGTTTACCGTGGTCTCTACTTTGGAATGTACGATTCCTTGAAGCCAGTTCTTCTCACCGGCTCGCTGCAGGTATCTATAACTCTAAATATTTGCATATTCATCTGCATTTTAAATATTCTGGATTATACTGACCTAGCTGTCTTTGAAATAACTTGCTGGTTTCAGGATAGTTTCTTTGCTAGCTTTGCCCTGGGTTGGTTGATCACAAATGGTGCTGGTCTTGCATCGTACCCAATCGATACTGTTCGCAGACGTATGATGATGACATCTGGTGAAGCAGTGAAATACAAAAGCTCGTTGGATGCGTTCTCACAGATCTTGAAGAACGAGGGTGCCAAATCTCTGTTCAAGGGTGCTGGAGCTAACATTCTGAGGGCCATTGCTGGTGCTGGTGTGCTTGCTGGATACGACAAGCTGCAGTTACTCGTCCTTGGAAAGTgttaggattcgcacacacaaggctttcacacactcaataagatcacacacacactcactgttgtatgagatcacacaatgcagaaaacacacacactcacactttgagtattgaagatgataatcttggagagaaaactggaaaactctttattgattaaactctactctaaactacatacacggtgagctatttaaagctctataatcaagtagcaactgctactaactaactacaagaagaatcaagaaagcaagaagaataaccgctacatctcagctaactaactgctgctccaacggctagttcggctaggttgcttcttccttctcggtttaagaccgaactccttcctcggctcaagaccgaactccttctcggcttacaaccgaactcttccttctcggctcattccagctcaacgccgagcttccttaccgagcttccttaccgagcttccttaccgctgagcttaccgacttctgccttcttcttcttctcggctagttccaggctagttccagctcggtaagccgagcttaccgaactcctttctagccgagcttcttccaactgaaatgagcactccattattacaattctccacctgagggctcatctcagttcttgcacaaacattgatcaatttcttgca
This sequence is a window from Salvia splendens isolate huo1 chromosome 14, SspV2, whole genome shotgun sequence. Protein-coding genes within it:
- the LOC121765473 gene encoding ADP,ATP carrier protein 1, mitochondrial-like; this translates as MTMDKPHYPTTAQKLSGQLLRSTPTQRFGAFEGGQPRPSLYQSQYKYGNYSNAALTYPCQMTCDLSLVKCTASPVFAQAPAEKGFAGFAIDFLMGGVSAAVSKTAAAPIERVKLLIQNQDEMLKTGRLSKPYGGIGECFSRTIKEEGFGSLWRGNTANVIRYFPTQALNFAFKDYFKRLFNFKKDRDGYWKWFAGNLASGGAAGASSLLFVYSLDYARTRLANDAKAAKKGGERQFNGLIDVYRKTLASDGIAGLYRGFNISCVGIIVYRGLYFGMYDSLKPVLLTGSLQDSFFASFALGWLITNGAGLASYPIDTVRRRMMMTSGEAVKYKSSLDAFSQILKNEGAKSLFKGAGANILRAIAGAGVLAGYDKLQLLVLGKKYGSGGA